A window of Vigna unguiculata cultivar IT97K-499-35 chromosome 4, ASM411807v1, whole genome shotgun sequence contains these coding sequences:
- the LOC114182710 gene encoding putative glucose-6-phosphate 1-epimerase, translated as MPLNIFHDRDGLPRIILTEPKGSSAEVLLYGGQVVSWKNHRKEELLFMSSKANWKQHKAIRGGISACFARFGDLGSLEQHGFARNRMWSLDRDSSPLPPPLDNHSSVDLILKSTKVDLKTPHSFEFRLRISLSADKLILIPRVRNTDNKAFSFSFALRNYLSGSDISEVRIEGLETLDYFDNLMNRSRFTEQADALTFDGEIDRVYLHSPNKIAIIDHEKKRTFVLQKKGMPDAVVWNPWAKKAKAIPDLGDDDYKMMICVSSAAIETPVFLKPSEEWMGYQELSTVSSSYCSGQLDPRKVLYGFH; from the exons ATGCCGTTGAATATATTTCATGACAGAGATGGATTGCCAAGGATTATATTGACTGAGCCAAAAGGTTCATCAGCTGAG GTGCTTCTGTATGGAGGACAAGTTGTTTCTTGGAAGAATCACAGGAAGGAAGAACTTCTGTTTATGAGCAGTAAG GCTAACTGGAAACAGCATAAAGCAATCAGAGGAGGGATATCAGCTTGTTTTGCAAGG TTTGGTGATCTTGGTTCACTTGAACAACATGGATTTGCAAGAAACAGGATGTGGTCATTGGATAGGGATTCTTCACCTCTTCCTCCTCCCTTAGACAATCACTCGTCAGTGGATCTAATATTGAAGTCAACAAAAGTTGATTTAAAGACACCCCACAG TTTTGAGTTCCGGCTTCGCATCTCTCTCAGTGCTGACAAGCTAATTCTGATTCCACGAGTTAGAAACACAGATAACAAAgccttttctttctcctttgcTCTACGCAACTATTTATCAGGATCAGATATTAG TGAAGTGCGTATTGAGGGGTTGGAGACACTTGATTACTTTGACAATCTGATGAACAGATCACGGTTCACAGAACAGGCTGATGCACTTACATTTGATGGTGAG ATTGACAGAGTGTACTTGCACAGTCCAAATAAAATTGCCATCATAGACCATGAGAAGAAAAGAACTTTTGTACTCCAGAAGAAAGGAATGCCAGATGCAG TGGTGTGGAATCCCTGGGCCAAGAAGGCCAAGGCAATCCCTGATTTGGGAGATGATGATTACAAGATGATGATATGTGTGAGTTCTGCAGCTATTGAAACTCCTGTTTTCTTGAAGCCCTCAGAAGAGTGGATGGGATATCAGGAACTCTCTACTGTTTCATCAAGCTATTGCAGTGGACAATTGGATCCTCGGAAGGTTCTTTATGGCTTTCATTGA
- the LOC114182709 gene encoding golgin candidate 6 isoform X2 — MRMDLMSGYKGVVGLLVGNENSSNEDRYVERLLDRISNGKLPDDRRNAIAELQGVVLENEAFQLAFGAMGFPIMLSVLKEERDDVEMVRGALETLVSALTPINHAKGSSNEVQPALMNTDLLSREADCISLLLSLLEEDDFYVRYYTLQILTALLTNSPQRLQEAILTIPRGITRLMDMLMDREVIRNEALLLLTHLTREAEEIQKIVVFEGAFEKIFSIIREEGNSDGGVVVQDCLELLNNLLRSNASNQVLLRETVGLDSLVLILKLRGSSFTFNQQKTINLLSALETIKLLLKGGSESDPGKDMNKQANKTTLVQKKVLEHLLILGVESQWVPVAIRCAAMQCIGDLIVGDSKNRNLLAGKVLGEEPQVEPALNSILRILLRTSNMQEFIAADYILKSFCEKNADGQSMLASTLIPQPYSTNHAFLEEDVSMSFGSMLLQGLTLGENGDLEISCRAASVLSHILKDHLQCKEKVLQIDIEAAPMQSLGAPEPLMHRMVKYLAIASSMKSQVGKFSTSENSYVQAIILKLLITWLADCPSAVQCFLDARPHLTYLLELVSNLSETVCIRGFAAVVLGECVIYNKSTESGKDAFAIVDAISQKIGLSSYFLKFDEMQKSSIFVSVKSSLTYQSFTRSSTSSMVDIEDVDDNDLSEKKNLDHPILSSILDSNFVNLVKSLEADIREQIVEVFSRPKMKVAVVPAELEQRSGESDAEYIKRLKSFVEKQCSEIQDLVLRNATLAEDLAKTGSTLQPEQKGSGGSDRIQIETLRRDLQEASQRLEKLKEERAKVESEAIHYRNLAGKTEADLRSLSDAYNSLEQANLQLENEVKALKREGHSTFPDVEAIKSEAREEAQKESEAELNDLLVCLGQEQSKVDKLSARLLELGEDVDKLLEGIGDEAGAAGDEDDEDDE, encoded by the exons ATGAGGATGGATTTGATGTCTGGTTATAAG GGGGTTGTTGGGCTTCTTGTTGGCAACGAGAATTCTTCAAACGAAGAtag ATATGTTGAGCGCTTGCTTGACCGGATAAGCAATGGTAAATTACCAGACGACAGAAGAAATGCTATTGCTGAGCTTCAGGGTGTTGTCTTAGAAAATGAAGCTTTTCAGTTAGCATTTGGGGCAATGG GCTTTCCTATAATGCTAAGTGTCTTAAAGGAAGAACGTGATGATGTTGAGATG GTTCGTGGTGCCCTGGAAACTCTTGTAAGTGCATTGACGCCTATTAATCATGCAAAAGGATCAAGTAATGAAGTTCAGCCAGCTTTGATGAACACTGATTTGCTTTCTAGAGAAGCAGACTGTATCTCTCTTCTCTTAAGTTTGTTG GAAGAAGATGATTTCTATGTACGGTATTACACTCTGCAAATTTTGACTGCCCTTCTCACCAATTCTCCACAGAG GTTACAGGAAGCAATATTGACTATCCCTCGCGGTATAACTCGACTAATGGACATGCTTATGGATCGTGAG GTAATAAGGAACGAGGCATTGTTGCTTCTCACTCATCTGACCCGCGAAGCTGAG GAGATTCAAAAGATTGTCGTCTTTGAAGGTGCATTTGAGAAGATTTTCAGTATCATAAGAGAGGAGGGAAATTCAGATGGTGGGGTTGTAGTACAG GATTGTCTTGAATTGTTGAACAATTTGCTACGTAGCAATGCATCTAATCAG GTGCTACTAAGAGAGACTGTAGGACTTGACTCAttggtattgattttgaaacTGAGAGGAAGTAGTTTCACTTTTAATCAACAAAAG ACAATCAATCTACTAAGTGCATTAGAAACCATTAAATTGTTACTAAAGGGAGGTTCTGAGTCTGATCCTGGGAAAGATATGAATAAACAGGCAAATAAAACTACTCTGGTTCAG aaaaaagtATTGGAACATTTGTTAATATTAGGTGTTGAAAGCCAATGGGTACCTGTTGCCATTCGCTGTGCG GCAATGCAATGCATTGGTGATTTGATTGTTGGAGATTCAAAGAATCGCAATCTTCTTGCTGGCAAAGTTCTTGGAGAGGAGCCCCAAGTTGAACCTGCTCTGAACTCTATACTTAGAATCCTTTTGAGAACTTCTAACATGCAAGAGTTCATAGCTGctgattatattttaaaaagctTTTGTGAG AAAAATGCGGATGGTCAATCAATGCTGGCATCTACATTAATTCCACAGCCATATTCAACGAACCATGCATTTCTTGAGGAGGATGTCAGTATGTCTTTTGGCag CATGCTATTACAGGGTCTTACTTTGGGTGAAAATGGTGATCTTGAG ATTTCTTGCCGAGCTGCTAGTGTTTTATCTCATATATTGAAGGACCATCTCCAATGCAAGGAAAAG GTTTTACAAATAGATATTGAGGCAGCACCCATGCAATCTTTAGGAGCTCCAGAGCCACTAATGCATCGAATGGTGAAATATTTGGCTATTGCTTCATCTATGAAATCTCAAGTTGGAAAGTTTAGTACATCAGAAAATTCTTATGTTCAGGCCATTATCTTGAAATTACTGATTACCTGGCTAGCAGATTGCCCCAGTGCAGTGCAATGCTTCCTAGATGCACGCCCCCACCTTACTTATCTTCTTGAGCTGGTATCAAATTTGTCTGAAACAGTGTGTATAAGGGGTTTTGCAGCTGTAGTCTTGGGTGAATGCGTGATATATAACAAATCCACTGAGAGTGGAAAAGATGCATTTGCAATTGTTGATGCAATAAGTCAGAAAATTGGGCTTAGttcatactttttaaaatttgatgagaTGCAGAAAAGTTCAATTTTTGTCAGTGTGAAGTCATCCCTTACCTACCAATCATTTACTAGATCTTCAACATCTAGCATGGTAGATATTGAAGATGTAGATGACAATGATttgtcagaaaagaaaaatctgGACCATCCAATTCTCTCTTCAATCTTGGATTCCAACTTTGTGAACCTTGTTAAAAGTTTAGAGGCAGATATAAGAGAACAGATTGTGGAGGTTTTTAGTCGTCCAAAAATGAAGGTGGCCGTAGTGCCAGCAGAGTTAGAGCAAAGAAGCGGTGAAAGTGATGCCGAGTACATAAAGCGGCTGAAGTCTTTTGTTGAGAAACAGTGCTCTGAGATACAG GATCTTGTTCTTCGAAATGCTACTCTGGCTGAGGACCTGGCTAAGACAGGCAGTACTTTGCAGCCTGAGCAAAAGGGGAGTGGGGGCTCAGACAGAATCCAAATAGAGACACTCCGTAGAGATCTCCAAGAAGCATCTCAAAGATTGGAGAAGCTCAAGGAAGAAAGGGCCAAAGTTGAATCAGAGGCGATACATTATCGGAACTTAGCTGGAAAGACAGAAGCTGATCTAAGGAGTCTGTCCGATGCCTACAATAGTCTTGAGCAGGCTAACTTGCAATTGGAGAATGAGGTGAAAGCACTGAAGAGAGAAGGACACTCAACATTCCCGGATGTGGAAGCAATAAAATCTGAGGCCAGGGAAGAAGCTCAGAAGGAAAGCGAGGCTGAACTGAATGATCTTCTTGTATGCCTCGGGCAAGAACAAAGCAAGGTAGACAAACTTAGTGCAAGATTGCTGGAGTTGGGTGAGGATGTTGACAAACTACTTGAAGGCATTGGTGATGAAGCAGGGGCCGCTGGcgatgaagatgatgaagacgatgaataa
- the LOC114182709 gene encoding golgin candidate 6 isoform X1 yields MRMDLMSGYKGVVGLLVGNENSSNEDRYVERLLDRISNGKLPDDRRNAIAELQGVVLENEAFQLAFGAMGFPIMLSVLKEERDDVEMVRGALETLVSALTPINHAKGSSNEVQPALMNTDLLSREADCISLLLSLLEEDDFYVRYYTLQILTALLTNSPQRLQEAILTIPRGITRLMDMLMDREVIRNEALLLLTHLTREAEEIQKIVVFEGAFEKIFSIIREEGNSDGGVVVQDCLELLNNLLRSNASNQVLLRETVGLDSLVLILKLRGSSFTFNQQKTINLLSALETIKLLLKGGSESDPGKDMNKQANKTTLVQKKVLEHLLILGVESQWVPVAIRCAAMQCIGDLIVGDSKNRNLLAGKVLGEEPQVEPALNSILRILLRTSNMQEFIAADYILKSFCEKNADGQSMLASTLIPQPYSTNHAFLEEDVSMSFGSMLLQGLTLGENGDLEISCRAASVLSHILKDHLQCKEKLLQVLQIDIEAAPMQSLGAPEPLMHRMVKYLAIASSMKSQVGKFSTSENSYVQAIILKLLITWLADCPSAVQCFLDARPHLTYLLELVSNLSETVCIRGFAAVVLGECVIYNKSTESGKDAFAIVDAISQKIGLSSYFLKFDEMQKSSIFVSVKSSLTYQSFTRSSTSSMVDIEDVDDNDLSEKKNLDHPILSSILDSNFVNLVKSLEADIREQIVEVFSRPKMKVAVVPAELEQRSGESDAEYIKRLKSFVEKQCSEIQDLVLRNATLAEDLAKTGSTLQPEQKGSGGSDRIQIETLRRDLQEASQRLEKLKEERAKVESEAIHYRNLAGKTEADLRSLSDAYNSLEQANLQLENEVKALKREGHSTFPDVEAIKSEAREEAQKESEAELNDLLVCLGQEQSKVDKLSARLLELGEDVDKLLEGIGDEAGAAGDEDDEDDE; encoded by the exons ATGAGGATGGATTTGATGTCTGGTTATAAG GGGGTTGTTGGGCTTCTTGTTGGCAACGAGAATTCTTCAAACGAAGAtag ATATGTTGAGCGCTTGCTTGACCGGATAAGCAATGGTAAATTACCAGACGACAGAAGAAATGCTATTGCTGAGCTTCAGGGTGTTGTCTTAGAAAATGAAGCTTTTCAGTTAGCATTTGGGGCAATGG GCTTTCCTATAATGCTAAGTGTCTTAAAGGAAGAACGTGATGATGTTGAGATG GTTCGTGGTGCCCTGGAAACTCTTGTAAGTGCATTGACGCCTATTAATCATGCAAAAGGATCAAGTAATGAAGTTCAGCCAGCTTTGATGAACACTGATTTGCTTTCTAGAGAAGCAGACTGTATCTCTCTTCTCTTAAGTTTGTTG GAAGAAGATGATTTCTATGTACGGTATTACACTCTGCAAATTTTGACTGCCCTTCTCACCAATTCTCCACAGAG GTTACAGGAAGCAATATTGACTATCCCTCGCGGTATAACTCGACTAATGGACATGCTTATGGATCGTGAG GTAATAAGGAACGAGGCATTGTTGCTTCTCACTCATCTGACCCGCGAAGCTGAG GAGATTCAAAAGATTGTCGTCTTTGAAGGTGCATTTGAGAAGATTTTCAGTATCATAAGAGAGGAGGGAAATTCAGATGGTGGGGTTGTAGTACAG GATTGTCTTGAATTGTTGAACAATTTGCTACGTAGCAATGCATCTAATCAG GTGCTACTAAGAGAGACTGTAGGACTTGACTCAttggtattgattttgaaacTGAGAGGAAGTAGTTTCACTTTTAATCAACAAAAG ACAATCAATCTACTAAGTGCATTAGAAACCATTAAATTGTTACTAAAGGGAGGTTCTGAGTCTGATCCTGGGAAAGATATGAATAAACAGGCAAATAAAACTACTCTGGTTCAG aaaaaagtATTGGAACATTTGTTAATATTAGGTGTTGAAAGCCAATGGGTACCTGTTGCCATTCGCTGTGCG GCAATGCAATGCATTGGTGATTTGATTGTTGGAGATTCAAAGAATCGCAATCTTCTTGCTGGCAAAGTTCTTGGAGAGGAGCCCCAAGTTGAACCTGCTCTGAACTCTATACTTAGAATCCTTTTGAGAACTTCTAACATGCAAGAGTTCATAGCTGctgattatattttaaaaagctTTTGTGAG AAAAATGCGGATGGTCAATCAATGCTGGCATCTACATTAATTCCACAGCCATATTCAACGAACCATGCATTTCTTGAGGAGGATGTCAGTATGTCTTTTGGCag CATGCTATTACAGGGTCTTACTTTGGGTGAAAATGGTGATCTTGAG ATTTCTTGCCGAGCTGCTAGTGTTTTATCTCATATATTGAAGGACCATCTCCAATGCAAGGAAAAG TTGTTGCAGGTTTTACAAATAGATATTGAGGCAGCACCCATGCAATCTTTAGGAGCTCCAGAGCCACTAATGCATCGAATGGTGAAATATTTGGCTATTGCTTCATCTATGAAATCTCAAGTTGGAAAGTTTAGTACATCAGAAAATTCTTATGTTCAGGCCATTATCTTGAAATTACTGATTACCTGGCTAGCAGATTGCCCCAGTGCAGTGCAATGCTTCCTAGATGCACGCCCCCACCTTACTTATCTTCTTGAGCTGGTATCAAATTTGTCTGAAACAGTGTGTATAAGGGGTTTTGCAGCTGTAGTCTTGGGTGAATGCGTGATATATAACAAATCCACTGAGAGTGGAAAAGATGCATTTGCAATTGTTGATGCAATAAGTCAGAAAATTGGGCTTAGttcatactttttaaaatttgatgagaTGCAGAAAAGTTCAATTTTTGTCAGTGTGAAGTCATCCCTTACCTACCAATCATTTACTAGATCTTCAACATCTAGCATGGTAGATATTGAAGATGTAGATGACAATGATttgtcagaaaagaaaaatctgGACCATCCAATTCTCTCTTCAATCTTGGATTCCAACTTTGTGAACCTTGTTAAAAGTTTAGAGGCAGATATAAGAGAACAGATTGTGGAGGTTTTTAGTCGTCCAAAAATGAAGGTGGCCGTAGTGCCAGCAGAGTTAGAGCAAAGAAGCGGTGAAAGTGATGCCGAGTACATAAAGCGGCTGAAGTCTTTTGTTGAGAAACAGTGCTCTGAGATACAG GATCTTGTTCTTCGAAATGCTACTCTGGCTGAGGACCTGGCTAAGACAGGCAGTACTTTGCAGCCTGAGCAAAAGGGGAGTGGGGGCTCAGACAGAATCCAAATAGAGACACTCCGTAGAGATCTCCAAGAAGCATCTCAAAGATTGGAGAAGCTCAAGGAAGAAAGGGCCAAAGTTGAATCAGAGGCGATACATTATCGGAACTTAGCTGGAAAGACAGAAGCTGATCTAAGGAGTCTGTCCGATGCCTACAATAGTCTTGAGCAGGCTAACTTGCAATTGGAGAATGAGGTGAAAGCACTGAAGAGAGAAGGACACTCAACATTCCCGGATGTGGAAGCAATAAAATCTGAGGCCAGGGAAGAAGCTCAGAAGGAAAGCGAGGCTGAACTGAATGATCTTCTTGTATGCCTCGGGCAAGAACAAAGCAAGGTAGACAAACTTAGTGCAAGATTGCTGGAGTTGGGTGAGGATGTTGACAAACTACTTGAAGGCATTGGTGATGAAGCAGGGGCCGCTGGcgatgaagatgatgaagacgatgaataa